One Keratinibaculum paraultunense genomic window carries:
- a CDS encoding flavodoxin family protein, producing the protein MNIFCFIGSMQGKNSTTLKYTKQLIDSLPSRGNNVDVFTAESLNILPCMGCNSCFATGICPQDNKDDMKMIKEKIKKCDLLIIGSPVYIHQISGSTKVFIDRLAHWSHLFPLTGKLAVVCTSTSTSGEEYVTSYLKKVVSAFGCICIDSLVINDLMLEEDINRNIMQLAEKVDKAYKNPKSLRGNVFQNGLYSSMYNQLSKHRQGYEYNYWLKNGLLDFYTFDSFLTYTLNKV; encoded by the coding sequence ATGAATATTTTTTGTTTTATTGGCAGTATGCAAGGAAAGAACTCAACCACACTTAAATATACTAAACAACTAATTGATTCCCTTCCCAGTAGGGGTAACAATGTTGATGTTTTTACAGCAGAATCCTTAAATATTCTTCCATGTATGGGATGTAATTCTTGTTTTGCTACTGGTATTTGTCCTCAAGATAATAAGGATGACATGAAAATGATTAAGGAAAAAATAAAAAAGTGCGACTTATTAATAATAGGTTCTCCAGTTTATATACATCAAATATCTGGTTCGACCAAAGTCTTTATAGATAGATTAGCACATTGGTCACATCTATTTCCTCTTACAGGAAAACTTGCTGTAGTATGTACAAGTACATCAACTTCAGGCGAAGAATATGTAACTAGCTATTTAAAAAAAGTTGTATCTGCCTTTGGATGTATTTGTATAGATTCCTTAGTAATAAACGATTTAATGCTTGAAGAAGATATAAATCGTAATATCATGCAATTAGCAGAAAAAGTAGATAAAGCATATAAAAATCCAAAATCATTAAGAGGTAATGTTTTTCAAAATGGATTATATTCTTCAATGTATAACCAATTATCTAAACATAGACAAGGATATGAATATAATTATTGGCTTAAAAATGGGTTACTAGATTTTTATACATTCGATTCCTTCTTAACATATACGCTTAATAAAGTCTAA
- a CDS encoding type 2 lanthipeptide synthetase LanM family protein — translation MQQTYPSLTKALTIEERINAFNVESEYIFDDIQLIYDWLNIRSLVNEESFNESLKIRNIKKENFAFALKNFTEYENSILYNYLEQQNWFQLFNMIFDTCNVNLNNIDKDQLVIPFSEYIKQEIFTQVKELKNISVSAKTIEEYIADCKSILSRMTWKCLIIELHQFKQHNELKGNDGHERYLDFIKRKYSSIDKIKSFYLKYPVLLRLLINRSQDFINSTMEMFKFIDGDYHKISNYFGLSDNKIIGFETSKGDTHQRGRSVSKLIFSNSKELIYKPRNLYIQKAFSSLINYFNENSGLMDLRTNNVYYAEKFTVEEVITHKECTNKNQLNNYYYRIGELIVLLGIVGATDMHSENIIASGEYPYIIDCETLLSQYEYDLEDNANLEVINDHILRLFAIGILPTKGFDNNVEGKGVDVSGLGGGQEEIYPTKVLVPINVYTDEMRFEYKYDAVIKANENLPKFKNKTITYHNYKNDIIQGFDDALNFVYRNRKEIIELIENTFQNLLVRQLTKSTAVYGDLLTFADHPHYLSDSKHLEKLFENNWANPYKDRRIVPYEVNDMLNMDIPIFFCNTSKNHIITSNYEYIEDYFPKSGLEITISRLKKLNMKEVNKEKLKLRILLGNYYELIDERDKKMPEISYQEDYLNKEKILDTCNKIAYKIMDLCYYSKSGKYVSWPYIDTTDGFYKITSIENGLYSGRAGILLFLNYLSKYTTDRNIIEFTEKVKNTTKDYGIYHHHGVFSGSLGEAYVLLKCNIDDPTYFKKLYSRYSKNSKYSKNNTYTGIDWLGGGASLVKLLDNNQNILTSKSLLYEEIAKIITTIKSNLDMFLEKESSIGMGHGGIGILYAMLIAQNKYGINCEKDIEKILDHTLNQIKDLNYYKNDYIHSKNHTSWCHGTTGLGIGAVACLKYLNDDRLVHFKELALRQAINDSNQNMSLCHGLSGNLDFLITCSLLSPQDRFTDYINSTSSQIANYFLEHGQARLQELDDFRDVGLFMGLSGVGYSLLRSIFPEEIPSVLTLD, via the coding sequence ATGCAACAAACATACCCTTCACTAACTAAAGCATTAACAATCGAAGAAAGAATAAATGCCTTCAATGTAGAAAGTGAATATATTTTTGATGATATCCAATTAATTTATGATTGGCTAAATATAAGAAGTTTAGTTAATGAAGAATCTTTTAATGAAAGTTTAAAAATTCGGAATATTAAAAAAGAAAACTTTGCATTTGCACTTAAAAATTTTACTGAGTATGAAAATAGTATTTTATATAATTATCTAGAACAACAAAATTGGTTTCAGCTTTTCAATATGATATTTGATACATGTAATGTCAATCTAAATAATATTGATAAAGATCAATTAGTTATCCCTTTTTCAGAATACATCAAACAGGAGATTTTTACTCAAGTTAAAGAATTAAAAAATATTAGCGTATCAGCTAAAACAATAGAAGAATATATTGCTGATTGTAAAAGCATACTTAGTCGTATGACTTGGAAATGTCTGATTATAGAGCTTCACCAATTTAAACAACATAATGAACTTAAAGGAAATGATGGGCATGAAAGGTATTTAGACTTTATCAAGAGAAAATACTCATCAATTGATAAAATAAAATCATTCTATCTAAAGTATCCAGTGTTGCTCCGATTATTAATTAATCGAAGTCAAGATTTTATCAACTCAACGATGGAAATGTTTAAGTTTATTGATGGGGACTATCATAAGATAAGTAATTATTTTGGTCTATCTGATAATAAGATAATAGGTTTTGAAACATCTAAAGGAGATACTCACCAGAGGGGGAGAAGTGTTTCAAAATTAATATTTTCAAATTCTAAGGAATTAATCTATAAACCAAGAAATTTATATATTCAAAAAGCATTCAGTTCATTAATAAATTACTTTAACGAAAATAGTGGATTGATGGATCTTCGTACTAATAATGTATATTATGCAGAAAAATTTACAGTAGAAGAAGTAATTACTCATAAAGAATGTACTAATAAAAATCAATTAAACAACTATTATTATAGAATTGGTGAATTAATCGTATTATTGGGAATAGTTGGCGCAACAGACATGCATAGCGAGAACATCATAGCATCGGGAGAATATCCATATATTATTGACTGTGAAACATTATTATCGCAATATGAATACGATTTAGAGGATAATGCAAACTTAGAGGTAATTAACGATCATATACTAAGATTATTTGCGATAGGTATCTTACCAACGAAAGGTTTTGATAATAATGTAGAAGGTAAAGGTGTTGATGTCAGTGGACTAGGAGGGGGACAGGAAGAAATCTACCCTACTAAAGTATTAGTGCCAATAAATGTCTATACTGATGAAATGCGTTTTGAGTATAAATATGACGCTGTTATTAAAGCGAATGAAAATTTGCCAAAATTTAAAAACAAAACTATAACATATCACAACTATAAAAATGATATTATTCAAGGATTTGATGATGCACTAAATTTTGTTTATCGGAATAGAAAAGAAATTATTGAGTTAATAGAAAATACATTTCAAAACTTGCTAGTAAGGCAATTAACGAAATCGACAGCAGTTTATGGAGATTTATTGACATTTGCAGATCATCCGCACTACCTATCAGATAGCAAACATTTAGAAAAGCTATTTGAAAATAACTGGGCTAATCCTTATAAAGATAGACGTATAGTTCCTTATGAAGTTAATGATATGCTCAATATGGATATCCCAATTTTCTTTTGCAATACTTCTAAAAATCATATTATTACAAGCAACTATGAGTATATAGAAGATTATTTTCCTAAAAGTGGTTTAGAAATAACCATAAGTAGACTTAAAAAATTAAATATGAAGGAAGTAAATAAGGAAAAATTAAAGTTGAGAATATTATTAGGAAATTACTATGAGTTGATTGATGAAAGAGATAAGAAGATGCCAGAAATATCATACCAAGAGGATTATTTAAATAAGGAAAAGATTTTGGATACATGTAACAAAATTGCATATAAAATCATGGATTTATGTTACTATAGCAAAAGTGGAAAGTATGTTTCATGGCCATATATAGATACAACTGATGGTTTTTATAAAATTACCTCCATTGAAAATGGTTTATATTCAGGTAGAGCTGGAATTTTACTTTTTTTAAACTATTTATCTAAATATACAACCGATAGAAATATTATAGAATTTACAGAAAAAGTTAAAAATACCACAAAAGATTATGGAATTTATCATCACCATGGTGTATTTTCAGGTAGTTTAGGTGAGGCATATGTACTTTTGAAATGTAATATAGATGATCCTACTTATTTTAAAAAACTATATTCTAGGTATTCCAAAAATTCAAAATATTCAAAAAATAACACATATACTGGTATTGATTGGTTAGGAGGAGGAGCTAGTTTAGTTAAACTATTAGATAATAATCAAAATATTTTAACTAGTAAATCCTTACTCTATGAAGAAATAGCCAAAATAATTACCACAATTAAATCAAATTTAGACATGTTTTTAGAAAAAGAATCAAGTATAGGAATGGGACATGGTGGAATTGGGATATTATATGCTATGTTAATTGCTCAAAATAAATATGGAATAAATTGCGAGAAAGATATTGAGAAAATACTAGATCATACATTAAATCAAATTAAAGATTTAAATTATTACAAAAATGATTATATCCATAGCAAAAACCATACTTCTTGGTGTCATGGAACAACTGGACTTGGAATTGGAGCTGTAGCATGTTTGAAATATCTTAATGATGATAGATTGGTACATTTTAAAGAACTTGCTTTAAGACAGGCTATAAATGATTCTAACCAGAATATGTCTTTATGTCATGGTTTATCAGGAAATCTAGATTTTTTAATAACATGTAGTTTATTAAGTCCTCAAGATAGGTTTACAGACTATATAAACTCAACATCTAGTCAAATTGCTAATTATTTTTTAGAACATGGACAGGCAAGATTACAAGAATTAGATGATTTCAGAGATGTAGGGTTATTTATGGGATTATCAGGAGTTGGTTACTCTCTACTAAGATCAATATTTCCAGAAGAAATACCTAGTGTATTAACTTTAGATTAA
- a CDS encoding signal peptidase II: protein MNKYIYLIAFAIMPILNMIRKIVIGQAYELRHYITLFIPILIYIFLGYFITSYLKKHDFSNKFMAVTIGVLVGIDQIAKLIIYRFLGNKVITLPGNLFMLKIVKNEQISALFNILGLTLPGWITTIARLMVLIVLLIFYRYCEEKYQKDSYLNLTKILTYAMVICSIMDSALWGYTLDFIVFKGLQAIDIKDIYAQLGIGTLLMYGIKNDLFVIKKYNN from the coding sequence TTGAACAAATATATTTACTTAATTGCATTTGCCATCATGCCTATTTTAAACATGATAAGAAAAATTGTAATTGGTCAAGCTTACGAACTTAGACATTATATTACACTGTTTATACCTATATTAATATATATTTTTTTAGGATATTTTATAACATCTTATTTAAAAAAGCATGATTTCTCTAATAAGTTTATGGCAGTAACAATTGGAGTACTTGTTGGAATAGATCAAATTGCAAAATTAATCATCTATAGATTTCTAGGTAACAAAGTAATTACTCTTCCTGGAAACTTATTTATGCTAAAGATAGTTAAAAATGAACAGATAAGTGCGTTGTTCAATATTCTTGGATTAACATTACCTGGTTGGATTACAACTATTGCTAGGCTCATGGTATTAATAGTTCTATTAATTTTCTACCGATATTGTGAAGAAAAATATCAAAAAGATAGTTATTTAAATTTAACAAAAATCTTAACATATGCCATGGTTATATGTTCCATAATGGATAGTGCTCTCTGGGGTTATACATTGGATTTTATAGTGTTTAAGGGTTTACAAGCTATTGATATAAAAGATATATATGCACAATTAGGAATTGGAACATTATTAATGTACGGCATTAAAAATGACTTATTTGTAATTAAAAAATACAATAATTAA
- a CDS encoding IS3 family transposase (programmed frameshift) — protein sequence MRGKGKRYPEEFKRQIIKEVEETGNATLVARRHDLVPGTVTRWVRESKKENGLIPNYNYSNNINAKSLEEENEQLKKLLGEKDLEIAILKDLLKKTNPPIEDKVNIAKKWIDLGYTAVTVLKILGLSRSTYYYNIKKRTKTEDMNEDTKINKGGRPIPGYSFDKDGNHICDEQIKEYILKIIETEGLYYGYCKITVLLRRKFNLIINKKKVYRLCKELEVLRPQRKIKPKFPRKIAINREITTSNSLWEVDVKYGYIHGEDRFFYIASFLDVYDRNIVEYHMGLSCKTEDIIVTLKRGLMKRELYNKKINLIIRSDNGPQFISNKFQDTCKELKLEHERIPFKTPNKNAHIEAFHRLLEDECLSRYEFKSYTEAYEAVSEYIKFYNKVRIHSSLGYISPVEFYHKTLEGTAKPLKIKL from the exons TTGAGAGGTAAAGGTAAAAGATATCCAGAAGAATTTAAACGTCAAATTATTAAGGAAGTAGAGGAAACTGGTAATGCTACATTAGTTGCCAGAAGACACGATTTAGTCCCTGGAACTGTTACCCGCTGGGTTAGGGAGTCAAAGAAAGAAAATGGACTAATTCCAAATTATAATTATTCCAATAATATTAATGCTAAATCCCTAGAAGAAGAAAATGAGCAATTAAAAAAATTATTAGGCGAAAAAGATTTAGAAATTGCCATTCTTAAAGACCTTTTAAAAAAAACGAACCCAC CAATAGAAGATAAAGTTAATATTGCGAAGAAATGGATTGATTTAGGATATACTGCAGTTACTGTCCTTAAAATTCTTGGATTAAGTAGGTCTACCTATTATTACAATATTAAAAAAAGAACTAAAACTGAAGATATGAATGAAGATACAAAAATAAATAAAGGCGGTAGACCAATTCCTGGTTACTCTTTTGATAAAGATGGCAATCATATTTGTGATGAACAAATAAAGGAATATATATTAAAAATCATTGAAACAGAAGGATTGTACTACGGTTACTGCAAAATAACTGTATTGTTAAGAAGGAAATTTAATTTAATTATAAATAAGAAAAAAGTATATAGATTATGTAAAGAGCTTGAGGTCTTAAGGCCTCAAAGGAAAATTAAACCTAAATTTCCTAGAAAAATAGCTATAAATAGAGAAATAACAACATCAAATTCCCTTTGGGAAGTAGATGTTAAATATGGTTATATTCATGGTGAAGATAGATTCTTCTATATAGCTTCTTTTTTAGATGTATATGATAGAAATATAGTAGAATATCATATGGGATTATCTTGTAAAACTGAAGACATAATCGTAACCCTTAAAAGGGGATTAATGAAGCGGGAACTTTATAATAAGAAAATTAACTTGATTATAAGGTCAGATAATGGCCCACAATTTATCAGCAATAAATTTCAAGATACTTGTAAAGAATTAAAATTAGAGCATGAAAGGATACCATTTAAGACTCCAAATAAAAATGCCCATATAGAAGCTTTTCATAGATTGTTAGAAGATGAATGTTTGTCAAGGTACGAATTTAAAAGCTATACAGAAGCTTATGAAGCAGTATCTGAATATATTAAATTCTACAATAAAGTTAGAATCCATAGTTCTTTAGGATATATTTCACCAGTAGAATTTTACCATAAAACATTGGAAGGAACAGCAAAACCTTTGAAAATAAAGCTTTAA
- a CDS encoding ATP-binding cassette domain-containing protein, whose translation MRKLIVNTIRKEKYKFILITIISIFVWVYGLLFPYLNAELIDNLTKLKSMNIVLRIIYTIILLTLLNMVLSYVLNMQMAKLKLKFTYQIIYDVTEHLKRVFILFFSDYKPVYLSQRIYNDSNSLITFFLDNYLRFFTNLGTILFSFYMLFTINFKIFICSLVSIPFFLILYNYLKSPLYKWNLILKESQNKFFTSLSEQYIYIKDIKTNGSFNQSSKLLNSTFSKLLTNSINANRVAHLFYSLDGIITLLLQSVILVLGSKSILDGHMTIGQFTIILSYYSMIIECIKYYLNFGKSYQETKVSFNRINELYSVKKEHNGTKIIENINSVSLNDINYSYTYKNKKEPYIIKDFNYKFEKDKIYIIRGHNGSGKSTLIDIIIGLLSENLSGNVKYNNINIKEIDLYELRKRNIAVVQQFPNLMSDTVLSLFNYSDNTKENIKLIKNQIKELGLMGLFYNNHFDLDKFWFKKISELSGGENQRIAILHALLKRPSLLILDEPSSALDSDSVNELINILELNKLDTITIIVTHDERLFTICDEIINIDYNRTNSLLKTSS comes from the coding sequence ATGAGAAAACTGATTGTAAATACTATCAGAAAGGAAAAATATAAGTTTATTTTAATTACTATAATATCTATTTTTGTATGGGTTTATGGACTATTATTTCCTTATCTAAATGCTGAATTGATAGATAATCTGACTAAACTTAAATCTATGAATATTGTTCTACGAATTATTTATACTATTATACTTCTTACATTACTAAACATGGTACTATCTTATGTTTTAAACATGCAAATGGCAAAGCTAAAACTGAAGTTTACTTATCAAATAATTTATGATGTAACTGAGCATTTAAAGAGAGTATTTATATTGTTTTTTTCAGATTATAAGCCTGTTTACCTTAGCCAAAGGATTTATAATGATTCAAATAGCCTAATTACTTTTTTTTTAGATAACTATCTGAGATTTTTTACAAACCTTGGCACGATATTGTTTTCTTTTTATATGTTATTTACTATCAATTTTAAAATATTTATTTGTAGTTTAGTTAGTATACCTTTCTTTCTTATTCTTTATAATTATTTAAAAAGTCCTCTATATAAATGGAATTTAATATTAAAAGAGAGTCAAAATAAATTTTTTACAAGTTTATCAGAACAGTATATATATATAAAAGATATTAAAACAAATGGTAGCTTTAATCAAAGTTCTAAGCTATTAAACTCTACATTTAGTAAATTACTTACAAATTCGATAAATGCAAATAGAGTAGCCCATCTTTTTTATTCTTTAGATGGAATAATTACGCTATTATTACAATCAGTTATATTAGTCTTGGGATCTAAGTCTATATTAGATGGGCATATGACTATAGGTCAATTTACAATTATCTTATCATACTATTCAATGATTATAGAATGCATAAAATATTATCTAAACTTTGGAAAATCTTATCAAGAAACTAAGGTATCATTCAATAGAATAAATGAATTGTATAGTGTGAAAAAAGAACATAATGGAACAAAAATTATAGAAAATATTAATTCAGTATCATTAAATGATATTAACTATTCCTATACCTATAAGAATAAAAAGGAACCTTATATTATAAAAGACTTTAATTATAAGTTTGAAAAAGACAAAATTTATATAATTAGAGGTCATAATGGATCTGGAAAATCAACATTAATAGATATTATTATAGGGCTCCTAAGTGAAAATTTAAGTGGAAATGTAAAATATAACAATATTAATATAAAAGAAATTGATTTATATGAACTTAGAAAACGCAACATTGCAGTAGTACAACAATTTCCAAATCTTATGTCGGATACAGTATTATCATTATTTAATTATAGTGATAACACTAAAGAAAATATTAAGTTAATTAAAAATCAAATTAAAGAATTGGGATTAATGGGATTATTTTATAATAATCACTTTGATTTAGATAAGTTTTGGTTTAAAAAAATATCAGAATTATCGGGAGGTGAAAATCAAAGAATTGCCATATTACATGCTCTATTGAAAAGACCAAGTTTATTGATATTAGATGAACCTTCATCAGCCCTAGACTCAGATAGTGTCAATGAATTAATTAACATATTGGAATTAAATAAATTAGACACTATCACTATTATTGTAACTCATGATGAAAGATTATTCACAATATGTGATGAAATAATAAATATTGATTATAACAGGACAAATTCTTTATTGAAAACAAGTTCATAG
- a CDS encoding helix-turn-helix domain-containing protein — protein sequence MYNLDLFGKEVRKIRRQRGYTQKYVCSASNISIDTIRKIENGKVTPNQITLELLSPVLKVDLNELLLKYRFKNYGDFIKIKSKIETHLENGEFEQLEFDLKVAKKLLHQEKYNAYVKNLLRQYCLLIKSIIVKTEIKNYSKALDLLIRALKITTPNFDLSNYDDFVYSNLEIRILMNIAILFNKLRTVNEGIEILKFCLSIIDSDDVKLKIKILYNLAYNYYRLDLHKECLHYCNVGISTCVKNNVLTCLSLLYARKSISEYYLNHDTYKDSISKTIILFDIYKQEKLKHIFLQSCRDIHNIDISEWMM from the coding sequence GTGTATAATCTTGACTTATTTGGAAAAGAAGTTCGCAAGATTAGAAGACAGCGAGGATATACACAAAAGTATGTCTGTAGCGCTTCTAATATTAGTATTGATACCATTAGAAAGATTGAGAATGGAAAAGTTACTCCTAATCAAATTACTCTAGAATTATTATCTCCTGTTCTAAAAGTAGACCTCAATGAATTACTTTTAAAGTATAGGTTTAAAAACTATGGTGATTTTATAAAAATAAAAAGCAAAATAGAAACACATCTAGAAAATGGTGAGTTTGAACAATTAGAATTTGATTTAAAAGTTGCAAAAAAATTACTACATCAAGAAAAATATAATGCTTATGTTAAAAACTTACTAAGACAATATTGTCTATTAATTAAATCTATCATAGTAAAAACAGAAATCAAAAATTATAGTAAAGCTTTAGACTTACTTATTAGAGCTTTAAAAATAACAACTCCCAATTTTGATTTATCAAATTATGATGACTTTGTATATAGTAATTTAGAGATTAGAATCTTAATGAATATAGCTATCCTTTTCAATAAACTTAGAACAGTAAATGAAGGAATTGAAATATTAAAATTTTGTTTGTCTATTATAGATTCTGATGATGTTAAACTTAAAATTAAGATATTATATAATTTAGCATATAATTATTATAGACTTGATCTTCATAAGGAATGTTTACATTATTGTAATGTCGGTATAAGTACTTGTGTAAAAAACAATGTTCTTACTTGCTTATCCTTATTATATGCCCGTAAATCTATTTCTGAGTACTATCTTAACCATGACACATATAAAGACTCTATTTCTAAAACTATCATACTATTTGATATATACAAACAAGAAAAATTAAAACACATATTCTTACAATCTTGTAGAGACATACATAATATTGATATTAGTGAATGGATGATGTAA
- a CDS encoding IS3 family transposase (programmed frameshift), producing the protein MSKRKTYTDEFKIMIAELVLSGKTVREVADEYGLSQTAIRNWVKKKTPIDVKGDTTNLEEILKIKKENARLKEENDIFKKSYGHIRNQINPDIIFEIIKANSKEHSIDTMCKVLKYPRSTYYDKHKEKPGNKWKTLNKKLREDILTIYNNSNKIYGAPKIRKELMKMGYETISIKRVQRHMKKLGIRSIVVKKYRPHRAKKVYEQGENLLNRDFSTTKINEKWVADITYIHTLKDGWNYLASILDLHTQKIVGYSFSKTMDTSLVLKALDNAVTTQKPSKGLIIHSDRGSQYTSKEYRETVESKQFKLSYSAKGCPYDNACIESFHAILKKECVYLNTFIDHNHAKLILFQYIEGFYNRKRIHSSINYMTPDEYENLCRVA; encoded by the exons ATGTCTAAAAGAAAAACTTATACAGATGAATTCAAAATAATGATTGCAGAGTTAGTATTATCAGGAAAAACAGTTAGGGAAGTAGCAGACGAATATGGCCTAAGCCAAACAGCAATACGTAATTGGGTAAAGAAGAAAACACCGATAGATGTAAAGGGAGATACCACAAATCTTGAAGAAATTCTAAAAATCAAGAAGGAAAATGCAAGACTTAAGGAAGAAAATGATATAT TTAAAAAAAGCTATGGCCATATTCGCAACCAAATAAATCCTGATATTATATTTGAAATAATAAAAGCTAATTCTAAGGAACACAGCATAGATACTATGTGCAAGGTGCTAAAATATCCTAGAAGCACCTATTATGATAAGCATAAGGAAAAGCCTGGAAACAAGTGGAAAACTCTTAATAAGAAGCTTAGAGAAGATATTCTAACAATCTATAATAATAGTAACAAAATCTATGGAGCCCCTAAAATTCGCAAAGAGTTGATGAAAATGGGCTATGAAACTATTAGCATTAAGCGGGTTCAAAGGCATATGAAAAAATTAGGAATCAGATCAATTGTGGTTAAAAAATATAGACCTCATAGAGCCAAAAAGGTATATGAACAAGGTGAAAACCTATTAAATAGAGACTTTTCTACAACGAAGATAAATGAAAAATGGGTCGCTGATATTACATATATTCATACTTTAAAGGATGGATGGAATTACCTAGCATCTATCTTAGATTTGCATACCCAAAAAATAGTAGGATATAGTTTTTCAAAGACCATGGATACATCCTTAGTATTAAAGGCATTAGATAATGCTGTAACTACCCAAAAACCAAGTAAAGGATTAATTATACATTCAGATAGAGGCTCACAATATACGTCAAAGGAATATCGTGAAACAGTGGAATCAAAGCAATTTAAACTATCGTATAGTGCTAAAGGTTGTCCTTATGACAACGCCTGTATAGAAAGTTTTCATGCAATACTAAAAAAAGAATGCGTATATCTTAATACATTTATAGATCATAATCATGCTAAGTTAATATTATTTCAATATATAGAAGGATTTTATAATAGAAAAAGGATTCATTCATCAATCAACTACATGACTCCAGATGAATATGAGAATCTATGTAGAGTAGCATAG
- a CDS encoding response regulator transcription factor, translating into MYKILIIDDDQDICDIVKMNVEFEGYEAIVLNEGSKVTEILNSNKDIALIVLDIMLPGESGLEILYKIKSNFNIPVFMLTALSSDIDKIKGLRGGAVDYITKPFNNEELRARISSMIKQMKRIPVTTEKIITKDEVVVDCNNKNVTYFNKQLKLTSTEYKIIEFLIANPGRILMLVYKYGH; encoded by the coding sequence ATGTACAAAATTTTGATAATTGATGATGATCAAGATATTTGTGATATAGTCAAAATGAATGTTGAATTTGAGGGTTATGAAGCAATTGTTTTAAATGAAGGCTCTAAAGTAACAGAAATATTAAATTCTAATAAAGATATTGCATTAATAGTTTTAGATATAATGTTACCTGGTGAAAGTGGTTTAGAAATTCTATACAAAATAAAATCAAATTTCAACATACCGGTATTTATGTTGACAGCCCTTTCCTCTGATATAGATAAAATAAAGGGGTTACGAGGAGGGGCGGTAGATTATATAACAAAACCTTTTAATAATGAAGAATTAAGAGCTAGAATATCTTCAATGATTAAACAAATGAAAAGAATTCCTGTTACTACTGAAAAAATAATTACAAAAGATGAGGTTGTCGTTGATTGCAACAACAAAAACGTCACATATTTTAATAAACAATTAAAATTAACATCAACAGAATATAAAATAATTGAGTTTTTAATAGCAAATCCAGGGAGAATTTTGATGTTAGTATATAAGTATGGACACTAA